In Miscanthus floridulus cultivar M001 chromosome 19, ASM1932011v1, whole genome shotgun sequence, the DNA window GCAGCGGAACGCGGATTCTCTTCTCCGTCCGTTGCTGACCGTGACCAGTCGGCGTGCTTCCTTTCATCAGCATCGACGACATTATTGACCAGTCGTCCGTTGCTGTGCACCCCCCATGCTTTGTTGCCAAGTCTCGACTTCGCCTCGCGTGTGGCGCTAGACAGCAGGACGGCCATACGAGACAAGGATTCGTCGTGCTAGGAACTGCCGATCGAGCGCCCGAGCCTGTAGCTGTAGGAACAAAAACACAacactctcctctctctctctccgtctgcGACCGGTGAGTCCACACGCCACACGCcacatgctacctttgtttgatATATGATGTTTTGCTAGAGAAATTAACCTCTCAACTACCTATTGCATACGGCATACCTATGCATCACTACGGCCGGCGGCTCAAATACGTATTAGCGACGGTTCAAGGTATATATTGGCCCCGTTTGGCTGGTAGAATTTTGActgaaactggttgaaaaacacggttctggttgaattgttgtgagagaaaaacactgttctggtaaaaaaaaaaccaaacaagTCGAATATAGGATAAGCCGAACGAGACCATTATAGTAGTGACAGGAAAGAAGCATGTCTGTCTGTCCACACACTGCCATTGCATATGTTGTTCTGCTATATacttataataataataataatcgtTTTCGACAATGACAGAGACGACCAATGCCGATGCATGTGTGTACCTTGAATTGAATCGATCGGTCGCTGTTAGCACGATGCGGTGGCGCGAACAACAGTTTTAAATGTACATTAATTATGGGCTTAATTATTTGGTTCACTGACTCGCAGACTTGTTTGGCACCACGCTATTGATTTTGAGCGTCTGGCGACCATGCCAACAAGCCAAGGACGAGAGCACGCCACAAACCAAATAAAGAAGCCATATATTAGCACATTTCATATATAATATAGTAGTCTCTCCAACCACACGCACACAAACAATGGTTCGTTTTATAAGATGGTACTACCAAGGGTCCATTTGGTTCAGCAGTTGTAAAATAAAAAAGGATGATTTGAGTTATGAGCTATGGGTCCTGGAAAAGACATAAGCTGAGTTTGGTTGGAACAACTCAACTCTGAAACCTACCCACTCTCTCTATCTTCCTTAAAACAGTTGCGAAACATCTCCTTATTTCCATGCATTCGGAAAATGGCCACAATAATAAAAAAAAGCAGGGTCCAAGGTGCGTTAGTAGCTTTCAAAAGCTCTTTTAGTTCAGCGTGAATTTGGGCAACACCGAGTTATTCGCCACAAGCTGGCGACGTGGCATGTCTAGCGAGGAACGTCGAGTCTACGTCGAGCTTTGGATCCATTATTTCTACAAATAATTATgtcaggggtctatttataaAAATAGTTTATAAAAAGAGGTAAAATAGAATTTTTTTACCACGACCAGGTGCTCCTAGATGGATTTCTCCACCAACGTGGGTAGCAAAGATGAATGTGGATGTAGCTGTTGGAAAGACTTCGGACGTGGCTGTTAGATTGTAAACGTGACACGGCTCATGGGTCTGCCGTATTCGGCTCTCCATCGTGCCTATATGTACACAATATAGGTCCCTGAGTAATGCATCGCGTATTCCACAATTCCTATTACGCTTTCATGGTATCACGGACGGTTCGCTCCTGCGGCCGCTTccgcaaaccctagccgccgctgaCTACGTCGTCGGCTCGCCGCCGCTGACCTCACGTCGCCGGCCCTTCCACTGCCCTACCCCGAGCGCTCCGCATGGTCGACCATGGATTGCTGCGTCCTCACCTGGGTCTACGGCACCGTGTCCAACGATCTGCAGCAATCGTTGATGATTCGGGATCCCAACGCTCGCGCTGCCTAGCTCTACCTTGAGGATGAATTCCTCGGGCAGCATGAGTCTCGCGCCCTACTGCTAGAGGCTAAATTCCGCTCCTTCAAGCAGGGCGCCCTCTCCATCACGGACTACTGCCGCCGCCTTGAGACGATGGTCGCCTCCCTCGCCGAGTTCAATGATCCGATCAGTGATCGACAACTCGTCCTTACCCTCTTCCGTGGACTCAACGACAAATTTCGCCACATGGTGTCGAATATGAAGATGCAGCAGCCCTTCCCCACGTTCGACGGGGCACGCACGCTGCTGCTCCTCGAGGAGATCGACCTCAACGACATCACTGCTAACAACATTCATGCCACACCGCCGGCGCCGTCGGCCCTGGTCGCTGCACCAACGCCACCTCCGCAGCGCCCTCCTGCACTGGCCCCCGCTGGTTCCGGCGCTCCTGCTGGATTGCGCAACCCGCGCCGCCGTGGACGCGGCGACAAGTCTAGTGGCGGCACTGGTGGACCTCGACATGGTGGTGGCGCACCATTTGGCCCAGGCATGGGTCACACCAATCCCTGGTCTGGTACTGTCCAGCTGTGGCCGCACGGTTACAGTGGTCTATCTGGCCACATGCTACGTCCTCCGTCCGCGCCGTACGACCACCCCCAGCCTGCATTCAACATGTTGCCCTACTACCCAGCGACAGCCCCAGGGTTCGCACCGCCACCTCCAGGCTTCACGTACGGAGGCGTAGCTCCCAAGTTCGCCCCGTCTTCGGCGTCCTTGTCGGGTACACCACCTCTGCCTACGCCGTGGAACCCCATGTCTGGTGGATCTTGGGACCAGACATCACTCGTCAATAACTTCAACACGATGTCCCTGACGCCGCCTACCAACCCCGCCGAGTGGTATGCTGATTCTAGTGCCGGTTCTCACATGACCGCCCACTCTGGTATTATCTCTTCTCCTCGGCCTCCCTCCTTGTTTGGTCCTTCATCCATCGTTCTTGGTAATGGTGCCTTGCTGCCCGTTACTTCTATTGGTTCATTCTCTTTTCCTGCACCACGTTGTCCTCTTGTTCTAAATAATGTTTTAGTTTCAGCTGGCATTATTAAGAACTTAATTTCAGTACGCCGGTTCACCACTGATAATAATTGTTCTATAGAGTTTGATCCTTTTGACCTTTCTGTGAAGGACCTTCAAACACGGAGCGTGATCGCCAGGTGCAATAGCACGGGTGACCTCTACCCGTTCTTCACGCCCACCAGCAGCATACCTGTACTCGTAGCTCATACCTCCACCTCAACCCTGTGGCATCGTCGCCTCGGTCATATCGGCTCCGAAGCTCTGTCCCAGCTTATTACCTCTCATGCTATTTCATGTAATAAACCCAAACGTGATCACATATGTCATGCTTGCCAATTAGGCCGTCATGTTCGTCTTCCTTTTGGGACATCTTCCTCTCGAGCTATCAACAAATTTGATTTAATACATTGTGATCTTTAGACATCCCCTGTCGCTAGTGTGTCGGGTTACAAATATTATCTCGTTATTGTCGATGATTGCTCCCACTATGCTTGGACATTTCCGCTTCGTCTTAAATCCGATACTTTTGCCACCCTCTCTAACTTTTTTGCCTATGTGCACACGTAGTTTGGCACTCCTGTCAAGGCCGTCCAGTGCGACAATGGCCATGAGTTCGATCACTCCTCGGCCCGCACGTTCTTCCTCTCACA includes these proteins:
- the LOC136525574 gene encoding DNA-directed RNA polymerase II subunit rpb1-like, whose protein sequence is MVASLAEFNDPISDRQLVLTLFRGLNDKFRHMVSNMKMQQPFPTFDGARTLLLLEEIDLNDITANNIHATPPAPSALVAAPTPPPQRPPALAPAGSGAPAGLRNPRRRGRGDKSSGGTGGPRHGGGAPFGPGMGHTNPWSGTVQLWPHGYSGLSGHMLRPPSAPYDHPQPAFNMLPYYPATAPGFAPPPPGFTYGGVAPKFAPSSASLSGTPPLPTPWNPMSGGSWDQTSLVNNFNTMSLTPPTNPAEWYADSSAGSHMTAHSVRRFTTDNNCSIEFDPFDLSVKDLQTRSVIARCNSTGDLYPFFTPTSSIPVLLLTLPPHLSHPCPRIGTWGIWCPLAGAQLAALWFGRYCCCCA